In Fodinicola acaciae, the following proteins share a genomic window:
- a CDS encoding phosphoribosyltransferase encodes MDEREILTWQVFGQASRRLAELVAADGFRPDLILAITRGGLFPAGALGYALSVKNLHTMNVEFYTGVDQRLEMPVVLPPVPQAVDLKGARVLVADDVADTGETLRLVRDFCADHVAETRCAVLYEKPRSLVKCEYVWKRTDRWIEFPWSTEPPVVAPVASDEAARRLGA; translated from the coding sequence ATGGACGAGCGCGAGATCCTGACCTGGCAGGTCTTCGGCCAGGCCAGCCGGCGGCTGGCCGAGCTCGTGGCGGCGGACGGCTTCCGGCCCGACCTGATCCTGGCGATCACCCGCGGCGGCCTGTTCCCGGCCGGCGCGCTCGGCTACGCGCTGAGCGTGAAGAACCTGCACACCATGAACGTCGAGTTCTACACCGGTGTCGACCAGCGGTTGGAGATGCCGGTCGTGCTGCCGCCGGTGCCGCAGGCCGTCGACCTCAAAGGCGCGCGCGTACTCGTCGCCGACGATGTGGCCGACACCGGCGAGACGCTGCGGCTGGTACGCGACTTCTGCGCCGACCACGTGGCCGAGACCAGGTGCGCGGTGCTCTACGAGAAGCCGCGGTCGCTGGTGAAGTGCGAGTACGTGTGGAAGCGAACCGACCGGTGGATCGAGTTTCCATGGTCCACCGAGCCGCCGGTCGTTGCGCCGGTCGCCTCGGATGAGGCGGCGCGCCGGCTGGGTGCGTGA
- a CDS encoding PspC domain-containing protein, whose amino-acid sequence MDSVHDSFRSQGLVRPREGRLLGGVCAGLARRFGLDPWLGRLLFVLILLAIPGSQILIYPVLWILMPSEETTTVPSTPVAS is encoded by the coding sequence ATGGACTCCGTGCACGACTCGTTTCGCAGCCAGGGCCTCGTACGTCCGCGCGAAGGCCGCCTGCTCGGCGGTGTCTGCGCCGGCCTGGCCCGCCGGTTCGGCCTCGACCCGTGGCTCGGCCGGCTGCTGTTCGTCCTCATCCTGCTGGCGATCCCCGGCAGCCAGATCCTGATCTACCCCGTCCTGTGGATCCTGATGCCGTCCGAGGAGACCACCACGGTCCCCTCCACCCCGGTCGCCAGCTGA
- a CDS encoding TetR/AcrR family transcriptional regulator yields the protein MDSVRPSRRPANRRRQLVELAADLFAQRGYQAVSIEDIATAAGITGPALYRHFAGKQDLLAQVLLTGQETMDEAVEEALAGGGAPAGRLDAVVLALAELSVQRRGIAALWRWQARHLDEAARNEVRQRGRKFIQRWAGELALARPELPAVDAELLCTAALSVLGSVADHHASLPKRRFVWLLAQLAGAVCASTRVPAVAAEVVDATAPVTPSTRREQILAAATELFVQRGYRSVSMEDIGAAAGIAGPSVYRHFASKADLLMAGCGRLADQLSLGASRALSGAASPAEALDRLIGSYVEVVMEHGELLHVYNRELAHLPERNRQESLRIQRAYVAQWVELQVELSGATAPEAKIAVHAALTIINDLSRSGRLRARPGFAAELVGLAHDVLTPRRA from the coding sequence ATGGATTCAGTGCGGCCGAGCCGTCGTCCGGCCAACCGGCGGCGGCAGCTGGTCGAGCTGGCCGCCGACCTGTTCGCACAGCGCGGCTATCAGGCGGTCAGCATCGAGGACATCGCCACCGCGGCCGGCATCACCGGCCCCGCGCTCTATCGCCATTTCGCCGGTAAACAGGACCTGTTGGCGCAGGTGCTGCTGACCGGCCAGGAGACCATGGACGAGGCGGTCGAGGAGGCGCTGGCCGGCGGTGGTGCGCCGGCCGGGCGGCTGGACGCGGTCGTGCTGGCACTCGCCGAGCTTTCCGTACAACGGCGGGGGATCGCCGCGCTCTGGCGGTGGCAGGCCAGGCATCTGGACGAGGCCGCGCGCAACGAGGTGCGGCAACGGGGACGCAAGTTCATCCAGCGGTGGGCCGGTGAGCTGGCGCTGGCGCGGCCGGAGCTGCCGGCGGTCGACGCCGAGCTGCTGTGTACGGCCGCGTTGAGCGTGCTCGGCAGTGTCGCCGACCACCACGCCAGCCTGCCAAAACGCCGGTTCGTCTGGTTGTTGGCGCAGCTGGCGGGTGCGGTCTGCGCGAGTACGCGCGTGCCGGCGGTGGCTGCCGAGGTGGTCGACGCGACGGCACCGGTCACGCCGTCGACACGCCGCGAGCAGATCCTGGCCGCCGCGACCGAGCTGTTCGTCCAGCGTGGTTATCGATCGGTCAGCATGGAGGACATCGGCGCCGCGGCCGGCATCGCCGGACCCAGTGTCTACCGGCATTTCGCCAGCAAGGCCGACCTGCTGATGGCTGGTTGCGGCCGGTTGGCCGATCAGCTCAGCCTCGGCGCGTCGCGGGCGCTGTCCGGCGCCGCGTCACCGGCGGAGGCGCTCGATCGGCTGATCGGGTCGTACGTCGAGGTGGTGATGGAGCACGGCGAGCTGTTGCACGTCTACAACCGCGAGCTGGCGCACCTGCCCGAACGCAACCGCCAGGAGTCGCTGCGGATCCAGCGCGCGTACGTGGCGCAGTGGGTCGAGCTGCAGGTCGAGCTGTCCGGGGCGACCGCGCCGGAGGCGAAGATCGCCGTACACGCCGCGCTGACGATCATCAACGACCTGTCGCGATCCGGCCGGCTGCGCGCGCGTCCCGGTTTCGCCGCCGAGCTCGTCGGCCTCGCACACGACGTGCTGACACCGCGACGCGCGTGA
- a CDS encoding acyl-CoA dehydrogenase family protein, translating to MQGEAEVTQTYGASHPAAYRSPWLDDDLRAVGELARTFFTKEVAPREEEFAEQGFPDRQLWRRAGELGLAGMSIPEDYGGGGGTFAHEAVLYTEQIKAGAPSLQLAVHSGIVPHYIVAYGTEEQKRRWLPKLASGEYVGAIAMTEPGTGSDLQSITTRAIPDGDEYVISGAKTFITNGHLADLVIIAAKTDPGEGAKGVSLIVAEVSDDTEGFQRGRLLRKIGQHSQDTAELFFDGLRVPRENLIGTEEGQGFFQLMMQLPQERLIIAVAAIGVIEAAVEAATAYTKERQAFGKPLFAMQNTRFELADCATIARIGRVFVDDCIVKHLRGELDVSTAAMAKSWLSEQQCEVVDRCLQLFGGYGYMLEYPIARMFTDSRVQKIYGGANEVMKELVSRTL from the coding sequence ATGCAGGGAGAGGCCGAGGTGACTCAGACGTACGGAGCTTCGCATCCGGCGGCCTATCGGTCGCCGTGGCTGGACGACGACCTGCGCGCGGTCGGCGAGTTGGCGCGCACGTTCTTCACCAAGGAGGTGGCGCCGCGCGAGGAGGAGTTCGCCGAACAGGGGTTTCCGGACCGCCAGCTCTGGCGGCGCGCCGGCGAGCTCGGCCTGGCCGGCATGTCGATCCCGGAGGACTACGGCGGCGGTGGCGGCACCTTCGCGCACGAGGCCGTCCTCTACACCGAGCAGATCAAGGCCGGCGCGCCATCGCTGCAACTGGCGGTGCATTCCGGCATCGTGCCGCATTACATCGTCGCGTACGGCACCGAGGAGCAAAAGCGGCGCTGGCTGCCGAAGCTCGCCAGCGGTGAGTACGTCGGCGCGATCGCGATGACCGAGCCGGGCACCGGATCGGACCTGCAGTCGATCACCACGCGCGCCATTCCGGACGGCGACGAATACGTGATCAGCGGCGCCAAAACCTTCATCACCAACGGCCACCTGGCCGACCTGGTGATCATCGCGGCGAAGACCGATCCCGGCGAAGGTGCCAAAGGCGTGTCGCTGATCGTCGCCGAGGTTTCCGACGACACCGAGGGTTTCCAGCGCGGCCGGCTGCTGAGGAAAATCGGCCAGCACAGCCAGGACACCGCCGAGCTGTTCTTCGACGGTTTGCGCGTACCCAGGGAAAACCTGATCGGCACCGAGGAAGGCCAGGGCTTCTTCCAGCTGATGATGCAGCTGCCGCAGGAAAGGCTGATCATCGCGGTCGCCGCCATCGGCGTCATCGAGGCCGCCGTGGAGGCGGCCACCGCGTACACGAAAGAGCGGCAGGCCTTCGGAAAACCGTTGTTCGCCATGCAGAACACGCGATTCGAGCTGGCCGACTGCGCGACCATCGCACGGATCGGCCGCGTTTTCGTGGACGACTGCATCGTCAAGCACCTGCGCGGTGAGCTCGACGTGTCCACCGCGGCGATGGCCAAGTCGTGGCTGTCCGAGCAACAGTGCGAAGTGGTCGACCGGTGCCTACAGTTGTTCGGTGGATACGGCTACATGCTGGAATATCCGATCGCCCGGATGTTCACCGACAGCCGCGTCCAGAAGATCTACGGTGGCGCGAATGAGGTGATGAAGGAGCTCGTCTCCCGTACGCTCTGA